A genomic segment from Zonotrichia albicollis isolate bZonAlb1 chromosome 19, bZonAlb1.hap1, whole genome shotgun sequence encodes:
- the SMIM36 gene encoding small integral membrane protein 36: MKLHSPGLPSLVWVQMDFYLEIDPVTLNLIILVSSYVILLLVFLISCVLYDCRGKDPSKEYAPEVPADSQPPIRLVVMQQGSPGTRWAKGLVSAYENPADLPGKRTTVV, encoded by the coding sequence ATGAAACTTCATTCTCCAGGTTTGCCCTCTCTAGTATGGGTCCAAATGGATTTTTATTTGGAGATTGACCCCGTTACCTTGAATCTCATCATTCTGGTATCTAGCTATGTCATTCTGCTTCTGGTTTTCCTGATCTCCTGCGTGCTCTATGACTGCAGAGGGAAGGATCCCAGCAAGGAATATGCTCCCGAGGTCCCTGCAGACAGCCAGCCCCCGATCCGGCTGGTGGTGATGCAGCAGGGCTCCCCTGGCACTCGCTGGGCAAAGGGGCTCGTCTCTGCCTACGAGAACCCTGCTGATCTGCCTGGGAAAAGGACTACAGTGGTGTGA